A single region of the Sphingobium sp. EP60837 genome encodes:
- the fdxA gene encoding ferredoxin FdxA, giving the protein MTYVVTDNCIRCKYMDCVEVCPVDCFYEGENMLVINPNECIDCGVCEPECPAEAILPDTENGLEKWLELNTKFSAEWPNITVKGEAPADADDMKGVENKLEKFFSPEPGSGS; this is encoded by the coding sequence ATGACCTATGTCGTGACCGACAACTGCATCCGCTGCAAATATATGGATTGCGTCGAGGTCTGTCCCGTGGACTGTTTCTACGAGGGCGAGAACATGCTGGTCATCAATCCCAATGAATGTATCGACTGCGGCGTGTGCGAGCCTGAATGCCCGGCCGAAGCCATTCTGCCCGATACGGAGAATGGCCTGGAAAAGTGGCTGGAACTCAACACGAAATTCTCCGCCGAATGGCCCAACATCACCGTCAAGGGCGAAGCGCCTGCCGACGCGGACGATATGAAGGGCGTGGAGAATAAGCTGGAGAAATTCTTCTCCCCCGAACCGGGCTCGGGAAGCTAA
- a CDS encoding RNA-binding S4 domain-containing protein, whose protein sequence is MADSAPAGNHGPSLRIDKFLWFARLAKSRSMAQKMAEDGHIRLNGRRIERAHSPVRAGDLITFPHPSGVRVVRVVQLPGRRGPAPEAQTCYEELKLGN, encoded by the coding sequence ATGGCTGACAGCGCGCCTGCCGGCAATCATGGGCCGAGCCTGCGCATCGACAAATTCCTGTGGTTCGCCCGGCTCGCCAAAAGCCGGTCAATGGCGCAGAAAATGGCGGAAGACGGGCACATCCGCCTGAACGGCCGCCGCATCGAACGGGCTCATTCGCCGGTGCGCGCGGGCGATCTGATCACCTTTCCTCATCCAAGCGGCGTGCGCGTCGTGCGCGTCGTGCAGCTCCCCGGGCGGCGCGGACCGGCTCCCGAAGCGCAGACCTGTTACGAGGAACTGAAGCTAGGCAATTAG
- a CDS encoding helicase-related protein: MAQFARSPVTAVLGPTNTGKTHLAVERMCGHSSGMMGFPLRLLAREVYDRVVAIKGANQVALITGEEKIVPPGALYYLCTAESMPVDGDYAFVGLDEAQLGSDPERGHVFTDRLLRARGREETMILGSASIGRVVKALVPEAEIISRPRFSTLSYAGAKKLSRLPKRSAVVAFSAEEVYAVAEMLRRFRGGAAVVMGALSPRTRNAQVQMFLNGEVDYLVATDAIGMGLNLDVAHVAFASLRKFDGRRTRRLTVSEMAQIAGRAGRHHKDGTFGSLGHEDGDAAFTPEEIEAIEAHRFPPVDQLFWREGQPRMDSVNRLILELETRPDLDQLRAAPEAIDLAVLKRLADDPLVVDRVKGKKQVERLWAACGLPDFQKVGAEHHARTVSRIWRFLSEGMGHIPRDWFAQQLARLDSVQGDIDTLSARIAAARTWSYIAHRADWLAHPAEMAERTRALEERLSDALHTALTQRFVDRRTAVLLRDMGQDASNLPVEVEQDGTVCVDGETIGRLDGFRFSVDPATRHQDRKMLLAAAERRLGRILRVKADELLGAPDTDFALMDEAGQAPGISWQGNAVAALLPGPSLLTPEIRLDRGLLALGQDVQKQVIGRLATWVEAQKEKHLLPLTKMVASSADPEVPAVVRAVFAQLADAGGVIARTELDSALGHLDKDQRHLLRRAGIDIGVLDIYHPGLLKPGAARWRAALLAARIAKPCLPLPQAGLTLIPAGEKPEQMGARIAGFRGFGDQMLRIDMAERMARTAHEAIAKGESFTAQSPQIVSLGLNEAAFLQLMRLAGFRPVETPAEGGVNWAFRGRQKPRPDQQQSRGPARRGAPSRGAPSRSGAAAPAVAPAGNHAFAGLAELLGRNG, translated from the coding sequence ATGGCCCAGTTCGCCCGTTCGCCCGTCACAGCCGTGCTGGGTCCTACCAACACCGGCAAGACGCACCTGGCCGTCGAGCGCATGTGCGGCCATTCCAGCGGCATGATGGGCTTTCCCCTGCGATTGCTTGCGCGTGAGGTCTATGACCGGGTCGTCGCGATCAAGGGGGCGAACCAGGTCGCGCTGATTACCGGCGAAGAGAAAATCGTGCCGCCGGGCGCGCTCTATTATCTGTGCACCGCCGAATCGATGCCGGTCGATGGCGATTATGCCTTTGTCGGGCTGGACGAGGCGCAGTTGGGCTCGGACCCCGAGCGGGGGCATGTCTTTACCGACCGCCTGCTGCGCGCGCGGGGCCGGGAAGAAACGATGATCCTGGGGTCTGCCAGCATCGGCCGGGTCGTCAAGGCGCTGGTGCCCGAGGCGGAAATCATCAGCCGTCCCCGCTTTTCCACCCTTTCCTATGCGGGCGCCAAGAAGCTGTCGCGCCTGCCCAAGCGGTCGGCCGTCGTCGCCTTCTCGGCCGAGGAAGTCTATGCCGTGGCGGAAATGCTGCGGCGGTTCCGGGGTGGTGCTGCGGTGGTGATGGGCGCGCTATCGCCCCGCACCCGCAATGCGCAGGTGCAGATGTTCCTGAACGGCGAGGTCGATTATCTGGTCGCGACCGATGCGATCGGCATGGGGCTGAACCTGGACGTAGCCCATGTCGCCTTCGCCTCGCTGCGCAAGTTCGACGGCCGAAGGACGCGGCGGCTAACCGTATCGGAAATGGCGCAGATCGCGGGGCGCGCGGGACGGCATCATAAGGACGGCACCTTCGGGAGTCTGGGCCATGAGGATGGCGACGCGGCCTTCACTCCCGAAGAGATAGAGGCGATCGAGGCGCACCGCTTCCCCCCCGTCGATCAGCTTTTCTGGCGCGAAGGGCAGCCGCGGATGGACAGCGTTAACCGGCTGATCCTGGAACTGGAAACGCGGCCCGATCTCGACCAGCTCCGCGCGGCCCCAGAGGCGATCGACCTCGCGGTGCTGAAGCGGCTGGCCGACGATCCGCTGGTCGTCGATCGGGTCAAGGGCAAGAAGCAAGTCGAACGGCTGTGGGCGGCGTGCGGCCTGCCCGATTTCCAAAAAGTGGGGGCTGAGCATCATGCCCGCACGGTCAGCCGCATCTGGCGGTTCCTGTCTGAAGGAATGGGCCATATCCCGCGCGACTGGTTCGCCCAGCAACTGGCGCGACTCGATTCGGTGCAGGGGGACATCGACACGCTATCGGCCCGGATCGCGGCGGCGCGCACCTGGTCCTACATCGCCCATCGCGCCGACTGGCTGGCGCATCCGGCGGAAATGGCGGAGCGGACGCGGGCGCTGGAGGAAAGGCTGTCCGACGCGCTGCACACGGCGCTGACGCAGCGGTTTGTGGACCGCCGCACCGCCGTTCTGCTGCGCGATATGGGGCAGGATGCGAGCAATTTGCCCGTCGAAGTGGAGCAGGACGGGACGGTCTGCGTCGATGGTGAGACGATCGGGCGACTTGACGGATTTCGTTTCTCGGTCGATCCGGCTACGCGGCATCAGGATAGGAAGATGCTGCTGGCGGCGGCGGAACGCCGCCTTGGAAGGATATTGCGAGTGAAGGCTGACGAATTGCTGGGCGCGCCCGACACAGATTTCGCGCTCATGGACGAGGCGGGACAGGCGCCGGGGATCAGCTGGCAGGGCAATGCCGTGGCGGCGCTGCTGCCCGGCCCCTCATTGCTGACGCCCGAAATCCGGCTGGATCGCGGCCTGTTGGCGCTGGGGCAGGATGTGCAGAAGCAGGTGATCGGCCGCCTCGCCACCTGGGTGGAAGCGCAGAAGGAAAAGCATCTGCTGCCGCTGACCAAGATGGTGGCCAGCTCTGCCGACCCGGAAGTTCCCGCCGTTGTCCGCGCCGTCTTTGCGCAGTTGGCCGACGCTGGCGGGGTTATCGCACGGACAGAGCTTGATTCGGCGCTTGGTCATCTCGACAAGGATCAGCGTCACCTGCTGAGGCGGGCGGGCATCGATATCGGCGTGCTCGACATTTATCATCCGGGCCTGCTGAAGCCAGGCGCGGCGCGCTGGCGGGCGGCATTGCTGGCGGCGCGGATCGCAAAGCCTTGCCTGCCCCTGCCCCAAGCGGGCCTGACGTTGATTCCCGCTGGCGAAAAGCCGGAGCAGATGGGGGCGCGGATCGCCGGTTTCCGGGGCTTTGGCGACCAGATGCTGCGCATTGATATGGCAGAGCGCATGGCGCGCACCGCTCATGAGGCTATCGCCAAGGGCGAATCCTTCACGGCGCAGAGCCCGCAGATCGTGTCGCTGGGATTGAATGAAGCCGCCTTCCTGCAGCTGATGCGCCTAGCTGGCTTCCGGCCGGTCGAAACGCCCGCGGAGGGCGGCGTCAACTGGGCCTTCCGGGGGCGGCAAAAACCACGGCCCGACCAGCAGCAGTCCCGCGGCCCTGCGCGGCGTGGGGCGCCCTCGCGCGGCGCGCCGTCGCGGTCTGGCGCAGCCGCACCGGCCGTAGCGCCTGCGGGCAATCACGCCTTTGCCGGTCTTGCCGAGCTGCTCGGCCGCAATGGCTGA
- a CDS encoding CarD family transcriptional regulator: MAAKALSFDVGDYVVYPKHGVGRVVELQKEQIAGMELELYVLRFEKERMTLRVPTNKAEGVGMRKLSSNKTLEEAIETLKGKPKVKRTMWSRRAQEYEAKINSGDLVSIAEVTRDLFRADDQPEQSYSERQIFEAASSRLARELAAMEETDEPSALKKILRILNEAAPKHAKVEV, encoded by the coding sequence ATGGCTGCCAAGGCGCTGTCCTTTGACGTTGGTGATTATGTTGTTTACCCCAAGCACGGCGTGGGCCGCGTCGTCGAGCTGCAGAAGGAGCAGATCGCGGGCATGGAATTGGAGCTGTATGTGCTCCGGTTCGAAAAGGAGCGCATGACGCTTCGCGTGCCGACTAACAAGGCCGAAGGGGTGGGCATGCGCAAGCTGTCCTCCAACAAGACCCTGGAAGAGGCGATCGAAACGCTGAAGGGCAAGCCCAAGGTGAAGCGGACCATGTGGTCGCGCCGCGCGCAGGAATATGAAGCGAAGATCAACTCGGGCGACCTGGTGTCGATCGCCGAAGTGACGCGCGACCTGTTCCGTGCCGACGACCAGCCGGAGCAGAGCTATTCCGAGCGTCAGATCTTCGAAGCAGCGTCGAGCCGCCTCGCCCGCGAACTCGCGGCAATGGAAGAGACGGATGAGCCGAGCGCTCTCAAGAAGATCCTGCGCATTCTGAACGAAGCCGCGCCCAAGCATGCGAAGGTGGAAGTCTGA